A portion of the Bacteroides faecium genome contains these proteins:
- a CDS encoding RagB/SusD family nutrient uptake outer membrane protein produces MKPNIFNKLIIGATIMATALTSCDYLDVVPVEQVTIEDAYKKPELTLAYLYSCYSGLNKWNPVDYYNEDVSSTDEYVLPPSWNGDAYNLQTNQRSSATGGGWHWRYCGYDPIRTCHMFIDIVDKAPNLTDDQRRIWKAEAKFLVAYYHFMVLRKYGPCPIMDHAYPNDATGDQLPGRSHYDAVTKFIVDLIDEVMPDLPDRWTGGDWGRADKVIAKAVKARALLYAASPQWNGNTLYESGRLKWENTRWETPGYGKQLVNPVYSEQKWKDARDACQEALDFALRQGLELYQESNFDELKDVSSSQKEFMRYVFRMRYALLSRANATGKCQEVVWGLAEQSLVVSGCLPRRMFEKTDGTWQDGWSGVSPTLEAIKQFYTKDGYPITDVNHFYPQDEWYELAGKKIVDNEPSYSGKIDADEIIKLNTNREPRFYAWMAFNGGEYGTKIVKEMPIILKMRDENTQGYNPAISNRDYCRTGFLSQKWCHPSLAYKDNGSSNSGSFTSPRPLIRMAELYLNLAECHAALGEEEAFLETINPVRTRAGINALSSSDIPHGKDDMTEWVRRERFTEFYGEGIRFYDMRRWLKGKEIMGKGLHGMNMVEFTGPTVEQFNRETVMPEYKEVSWDDRLYLIPLYYEEADKSDNLVQAPGY; encoded by the coding sequence ATGAAACCAAATATATTTAATAAACTCATTATCGGGGCAACAATAATGGCAACTGCCCTCACCTCGTGCGATTATCTGGATGTGGTACCGGTAGAACAAGTGACTATTGAAGATGCTTATAAAAAACCGGAATTGACATTGGCTTATCTCTATTCATGCTACAGCGGATTGAATAAGTGGAATCCGGTAGACTACTACAATGAGGATGTTTCTTCAACAGACGAATATGTATTGCCCCCCAGTTGGAACGGCGATGCCTATAATCTTCAAACAAACCAACGCTCATCAGCTACAGGCGGCGGTTGGCATTGGCGTTACTGCGGATATGATCCTATTCGTACTTGCCATATGTTTATCGACATCGTGGATAAAGCTCCGAACCTGACAGATGACCAACGGAGAATATGGAAAGCGGAAGCTAAGTTTCTGGTTGCCTACTATCATTTTATGGTATTGCGCAAATATGGTCCCTGCCCTATTATGGACCATGCTTATCCTAACGACGCGACAGGAGATCAGCTGCCCGGACGTTCACACTATGATGCTGTAACAAAATTCATTGTAGACCTGATTGATGAAGTAATGCCTGACCTGCCCGATCGCTGGACAGGTGGTGATTGGGGACGTGCTGATAAAGTTATAGCTAAGGCCGTAAAAGCCCGTGCACTCCTCTATGCCGCCTCTCCTCAATGGAATGGAAATACCCTATATGAATCCGGACGCCTGAAATGGGAAAATACCCGCTGGGAAACTCCGGGATACGGGAAACAACTCGTCAATCCCGTATATAGCGAACAAAAATGGAAAGATGCCAGAGACGCCTGTCAAGAGGCTCTTGATTTTGCTTTACGCCAAGGATTAGAACTCTACCAAGAATCGAATTTTGATGAACTGAAAGATGTCAGTAGTTCCCAAAAAGAATTCATGAGATATGTTTTCCGTATGCGCTATGCGTTACTATCCCGAGCCAATGCTACCGGTAAATGCCAGGAAGTCGTATGGGGACTTGCAGAACAAAGTCTGGTAGTTAGCGGTTGCCTCCCTCGCCGAATGTTTGAAAAGACTGACGGAACGTGGCAAGACGGTTGGTCAGGAGTATCCCCTACATTGGAAGCCATAAAACAGTTTTATACCAAAGACGGATATCCTATCACTGATGTCAATCACTTCTACCCTCAAGATGAATGGTATGAGCTTGCCGGAAAGAAGATAGTAGATAATGAGCCTTCTTATTCCGGAAAAATTGACGCCGACGAAATCATCAAATTAAATACTAATCGTGAACCTCGTTTTTATGCGTGGATGGCATTTAATGGTGGCGAATATGGAACAAAGATTGTCAAGGAAATGCCTATAATATTAAAGATGAGAGATGAGAATACACAAGGATATAATCCGGCTATTTCTAATAGAGATTATTGTCGTACCGGATTCCTCAGTCAGAAATGGTGTCACCCAAGTCTGGCATACAAAGACAACGGTTCAAGTAACAGCGGCTCATTCACTTCTCCCCGTCCTCTGATACGCATGGCTGAATTATATCTTAACCTTGCTGAATGCCATGCAGCCTTAGGAGAAGAAGAAGCATTTCTTGAAACAATCAATCCGGTCCGTACCAGAGCAGGCATCAACGCATTAAGTTCAAGTGACATACCACATGGTAAGGATGATATGACAGAGTGGGTACGCCGAGAACGTTTTACTGAATTTTATGGAGAAGGAATCCGATTCTACGATATGCGCCGTTGGTTGAAAGGCAAAGAAATTATGGGTAAAGGATTACATGGCATGAATATGGTGGAATTCACCGGACCTACAGTAGAGCAATTCAACCGGGAAACAGTAATGCCTGAATACAAAGAGGTATCATGGGACGACCGTCTGTATCTGATACCACTCTATTATGAAGAAGCGGATAAAAGTGACAATCTAGTACAGGCTCCCGGATACTAA
- a CDS encoding discoidin domain-containing protein gives MKKYIYNIVIALYSLGVLSVSCSDDDFSNKPKTIDINHIILTPINGGCEVEWTPDPEDNNFAFLHIEFTDHDNKKRSYNVSRYGSELVIPFLKDENGNPILNENGESVKVIIKDLINQEYTLHFYAYNNDNKHIDLGSRTITPKDYKQCDPDSIFSVKLTPKGGNKVIAEWKEPQIKSSSTSEKVFFRFNFGNELVETKTVALGVRHAEFILENSGKCTVEYGTYSSIGKEWVKTAKDPLSVVKFYSIPLWTAQDKEGWGITCNSEYLEGNQGADKLIDGNVGDHGSGFWSCGWNSSNFQDKYEFIITLPEVQDIVGVILQQRQTKVNGWWRLAKHFSIEVKEEGQSEYTTVIEEGTLTDEGSEPGTDGPVGTGYLAMQNFDFTDLYQTKEIRLKIWEPLNLNQLEGQDDNTKRNLCMAEFGILIKDPAKNDE, from the coding sequence ATGAAAAAATACATTTATAATATAGTCATAGCTTTATATAGCTTGGGCGTTCTGTCAGTTAGTTGCTCTGATGACGACTTCAGTAACAAGCCCAAAACAATAGATATCAATCACATCATATTAACCCCGATAAATGGTGGATGTGAGGTTGAATGGACACCGGATCCGGAAGACAACAATTTTGCCTTCCTCCACATAGAATTCACCGACCATGACAATAAGAAACGTTCATATAACGTCAGCCGTTATGGCAGTGAACTCGTTATTCCATTCTTAAAAGATGAAAATGGTAATCCTATACTTAATGAGAACGGAGAATCCGTAAAAGTTATCATTAAAGATTTGATTAATCAAGAGTATACATTACATTTCTATGCGTACAATAATGATAATAAACATATAGATTTAGGTAGTCGCACTATCACTCCAAAAGATTACAAGCAATGCGACCCTGATTCTATCTTCTCCGTCAAACTTACTCCCAAAGGGGGAAATAAAGTGATAGCAGAATGGAAAGAGCCTCAAATAAAAAGTAGTTCGACTTCTGAGAAAGTATTCTTCAGATTCAACTTTGGCAATGAACTGGTAGAAACAAAAACCGTAGCTCTTGGAGTACGACATGCTGAATTTATTTTGGAGAACTCAGGAAAGTGTACCGTAGAATACGGCACTTACTCCAGCATCGGGAAAGAATGGGTAAAAACAGCAAAAGATCCGCTCTCTGTTGTTAAATTCTATTCCATACCTTTATGGACTGCCCAAGACAAAGAAGGCTGGGGAATTACCTGTAACTCAGAATATCTTGAAGGCAACCAGGGGGCTGATAAACTCATTGATGGAAATGTAGGCGATCATGGCAGCGGTTTCTGGTCGTGCGGTTGGAATAGCTCTAATTTCCAAGACAAATATGAGTTTATTATCACTTTACCCGAAGTACAGGATATAGTTGGCGTTATTCTCCAACAAAGGCAAACAAAGGTAAATGGTTGGTGGCGCTTAGCCAAACACTTTTCTATAGAAGTAAAAGAAGAAGGACAAAGTGAATACACCACTGTTATTGAAGAAGGGACATTAACGGACGAAGGTTCTGAACCGGGTACAGACGGTCCAGTAGGTACAGGCTATTTAGCGATGCAAAACTTTGATTTCACAGACTTATACCAAACAAAAGAAATTCGTTTGAAAATATGGGAACCCCTTAATTTGAATCAATTGGAAGGACAAGACGACAATACCAAAAGAAACCTTTGTATGGCAGAATTTGGTATTCTGATTAAAGATCCTGCTAAGAATGATGAATGA
- a CDS encoding M60 family metallopeptidase, with product MKNILFSLLCALFLFTACSDDDERSETATYLRIPENVKAVHYLKDVQRDNIKIETNDPDWTITSDKDWCDVHRISSNPEMFRLALDENLNLNQRDAKLTLKADGITETITVKQLGTKPAILINPEKFDNVPSETTDYELVITTNVSSFTWKIPEQDKTWLSVKALVEDNETRSMVDSKYTLTVQSNLTLEKRSSVITFIGNGDEDEHPSVELTITQKKRSTDIGDILEEDTKIIPRNAWASTEQGSQPISNSYDTFTDDTHCYHSNWFETVQFPATLEYYFDGTQELDYIMYYANNNNKFKEINIYYLDGGEINSFNQNTRPESSPSTGRTWIKIEKDYTLQNTLDAQKVLLPKRIQQVYGIKIEVKSSYGAGVACNEMEFYHNNNSHLNAQLLAVFKDITCCELNADATDDMINSLPGYFAQLASKMKNGEYSDWERKFRIQDYKPYSDVFEAANKVLTKKYGNQDNITGIHVEKDDEIIVLVGNTHGNAVSLQVLGEEIVSGDNSYVQTESPDKAQVIALAEGLNVVKIQKKGMLFVLYTADPTNPANEPIRIHIPYASGKVSGFFDLATDKTNAVYTDLLGKATYKYFGVRGKDIIFYFHTSELRKVAPTKIVEAINLWDNIVGWEHEIMGFTNELRRRYNNHIFAISPEGSYMWQSEYRVGFVYSYLENILLPEKVEAVEDNAWGPAHEIGHIHQKTINWPGCSESSNNLFSNYVIYKMGKYHSRGYGLSRLAISRCFVNSPWVTLGEGSAKNEDTELHMRMYWQLFIYYHLCKGKTDFWPKVFENMRNKYAGTYTAESQNNGPAKSQMMFVEAVCDAAQENLLDFFDTWGFFTPTVSGFKVNQYGTFPYEITEDMINETKRNIFSKRYAKAAPIQYIEDRKKEWFDANDYRSNESGDIGYYEQFKGTTATFADDYVKATLSGTDVTVDSGTGSKAVAFEVRKGDSSTGQLVFFSNSFKFTAFLPNGVNINETKLWAVQADGVRRSIKVN from the coding sequence ATGAAGAATATTTTATTCAGTTTATTATGCGCTCTTTTCCTCTTCACTGCATGTTCAGATGATGATGAAAGAAGTGAAACAGCCACATATCTCCGAATCCCAGAGAATGTAAAGGCAGTGCATTACTTGAAAGATGTACAAAGAGACAACATAAAGATAGAAACAAACGACCCGGATTGGACAATCACGTCCGACAAAGATTGGTGTGACGTACACCGCATCAGCAGTAACCCGGAAATGTTCCGTTTGGCGTTAGACGAGAATCTCAATCTGAATCAACGCGATGCCAAATTAACGCTAAAGGCCGACGGCATTACCGAGACCATTACAGTTAAGCAATTAGGAACTAAGCCTGCAATTCTTATCAATCCTGAGAAGTTTGATAATGTCCCTTCCGAAACAACAGACTATGAACTAGTTATCACAACCAATGTTTCTAGTTTTACTTGGAAAATACCGGAACAAGACAAAACTTGGCTGAGTGTCAAAGCACTGGTAGAAGATAACGAAACACGTTCTATGGTGGATAGTAAATATACACTTACCGTACAAAGTAATCTGACATTAGAAAAACGTTCGTCGGTGATCACATTCATCGGTAATGGTGATGAGGATGAACATCCCTCAGTTGAACTGACTATTACTCAGAAAAAGCGTTCTACTGATATAGGAGATATCCTGGAAGAAGACACAAAAATTATTCCCAGAAATGCATGGGCAAGTACAGAACAAGGCTCTCAGCCTATTTCCAATTCCTACGACACATTTACAGATGATACTCATTGCTATCATTCAAATTGGTTTGAAACAGTACAATTTCCTGCTACATTAGAATATTACTTTGACGGGACACAAGAACTGGATTATATTATGTATTATGCAAACAATAATAATAAATTTAAAGAAATCAATATTTACTATCTCGACGGTGGGGAAATAAACTCTTTCAACCAAAACACCCGCCCTGAAAGTTCTCCTTCAACAGGTCGGACATGGATAAAAATAGAAAAAGATTATACCTTACAGAATACACTAGATGCGCAAAAAGTACTCTTACCAAAACGTATACAACAAGTATATGGCATTAAAATTGAAGTTAAATCCTCGTATGGAGCAGGAGTAGCCTGCAATGAAATGGAATTCTATCATAATAATAATTCTCATCTCAATGCGCAACTACTAGCAGTATTCAAAGACATTACCTGCTGTGAATTAAATGCAGATGCCACAGACGACATGATTAATAGTTTACCCGGATACTTTGCCCAACTGGCTTCCAAAATGAAAAACGGGGAATACTCCGATTGGGAAAGAAAGTTCCGCATACAGGATTACAAGCCTTATAGTGATGTATTTGAAGCAGCCAATAAAGTGCTAACCAAAAAATATGGCAATCAAGATAATATTACCGGAATACATGTAGAGAAAGATGATGAAATTATTGTGCTAGTAGGCAATACACATGGCAATGCAGTCTCATTGCAAGTTTTGGGAGAAGAAATCGTTTCAGGGGACAATAGCTATGTACAAACCGAATCTCCGGATAAGGCACAAGTCATTGCGCTTGCAGAAGGACTTAACGTAGTTAAGATCCAAAAGAAAGGTATGTTATTTGTTTTATACACAGCCGATCCTACTAACCCTGCCAATGAACCGATACGCATACATATTCCTTATGCCAGTGGAAAAGTCAGTGGTTTCTTCGATTTAGCAACAGATAAGACCAATGCTGTATATACAGACTTATTAGGCAAAGCCACTTATAAATATTTCGGTGTACGAGGCAAAGATATCATCTTCTACTTCCATACATCAGAACTAAGAAAAGTGGCACCTACCAAGATTGTAGAAGCTATTAACTTATGGGATAATATTGTTGGTTGGGAACACGAAATTATGGGATTCACCAACGAGCTCAGAAGAAGATATAATAATCATATCTTTGCTATTTCACCGGAAGGCAGTTATATGTGGCAATCAGAGTATCGTGTAGGTTTCGTGTATAGTTACCTTGAAAATATCCTATTGCCTGAAAAAGTAGAAGCGGTAGAAGATAACGCTTGGGGACCGGCACACGAAATCGGACATATTCACCAAAAAACGATCAACTGGCCAGGATGTTCAGAATCTTCCAACAATCTATTCTCCAACTACGTGATCTACAAAATGGGAAAATATCATTCACGTGGTTATGGTTTATCCCGTCTTGCCATATCTCGCTGTTTTGTTAATTCTCCCTGGGTAACATTAGGTGAAGGCAGTGCCAAAAATGAAGATACTGAATTACATATGAGGATGTATTGGCAACTATTTATTTACTATCATTTATGTAAAGGCAAAACGGATTTCTGGCCTAAAGTATTCGAAAACATGAGGAATAAATATGCAGGAACATATACTGCTGAAAGTCAGAATAACGGCCCGGCAAAATCACAAATGATGTTTGTGGAAGCTGTATGTGACGCTGCACAAGAGAATTTACTTGATTTCTTTGATACATGGGGCTTTTTTACACCAACGGTTTCCGGCTTCAAAGTAAATCAATATGGTACATTCCCCTATGAAATAACAGAAGATATGATTAATGAAACCAAACGAAATATTTTCTCTAAACGATACGCTAAAGCCGCCCCTATTCAATATATCGAAGACCGGAAGAAAGAATGGTTTGATGCGAATGATTATCGTTCCAATGAATCCGGAGATATAGGATATTATGAACAATTCAAAGGAACAACAGCAACATTTGCCGATGATTATGTAAAAGCAACACTTTCCGGTACCGATGTTACGGTTGATTCCGGCACAGGTTCTAAAGCTGTCGCTTTTGAAGTAAGAAAAGGAGATAGCAGTACCGGACAATTAGTATTCTTCTCTAATAGTTTCAAGTTTACTGCTTTTCTTCCTAATGGCGTGAATATAAACGAAACCAAACTCTGGGCTGTACAAGCAGACGGGGTACGTAGAAGTATCAAAGTAAATTAA
- a CDS encoding HdeD family acid-resistance protein has protein sequence MKTMNYSLIRILFALVIGLVLVIWPNAAASYIVITVGVAFLIPGVISLFGYFGRKRTEGEPAPRFPIEGIGSLLFGLWLIMMPEFFADVLMFLLGFILIMGGVQQIASLSAARRWMPVPGAFYLIPSLILIAGIIALFNPTGARNTAFIIIGISSLVYSLSELINWFKFARRRPQTPMSHNDDDIEDAKIIE, from the coding sequence ATGAAAACAATGAATTATTCCCTTATTCGTATTCTCTTTGCACTCGTGATAGGTTTGGTCTTGGTGATTTGGCCGAATGCGGCTGCCAGTTATATTGTTATCACAGTAGGAGTCGCTTTTTTGATTCCCGGTGTTATCAGCCTTTTCGGCTATTTCGGACGGAAAAGAACGGAAGGTGAGCCCGCCCCCCGTTTCCCGATTGAAGGAATCGGTAGTTTATTATTCGGACTTTGGCTGATTATGATGCCTGAGTTCTTTGCGGATGTTCTGATGTTCCTGTTAGGGTTTATTCTGATTATGGGTGGTGTGCAACAGATTGCTTCGTTATCTGCCGCTCGTCGCTGGATGCCTGTTCCGGGAGCATTTTATCTGATTCCTTCCCTGATTCTTATTGCGGGTATCATTGCTTTGTTCAATCCGACGGGAGCACGTAATACTGCTTTTATCATTATCGGTATCAGCAGCTTGGTTTATTCGCTTTCCGAGTTGATAAATTGGTTCAAGTTTGCACGTCGTCGTCCACAGACTCCGATGTCACATAACGATGACGATATTGAGGATGCGAAGATTATCGAATGA
- a CDS encoding RNA degradosome polyphosphate kinase, which yields MKPSETKKKCPYVERDISWMYFNQRILLEAARPEVPLLERLTFLGIYSNNLDEFFRVRVATLNRIIEYDDKNIQKEQEVAAHTLKQIGKLHNRYYEQFEETFASIMEELKKENIYVIKETEMNDEQKTFISSFYRNKLNGSTTPLFLNGPRQLDDQTDEDIYLAIRLLRKDETGKIKEKDYAVIQLPVGEFGRFIQLPESEGKTYLMFLDDVIRYCLPMIFVGMKYTDYEAYTFKFTKDAEMEIDSDLRTGVLQKISKGVKSRKKGEPLRFVYDEQIPRDLLKRLTDRLNIGKNDTRVAGGRYHNFKDLMKFPVCGHNHLKYPVWEPIFKPELNGAESLLTLIRQKDRSLHYPYHSFDTFIRVLREAAISKEVKSIKTTLYRLAKDSKVIKALICAAKNGKKVTVVIELLARFDEASNINWSKRMQDAGIHVIFGVEGLKIHSKLVHIGTRHGDIACISTGNFHEGNARMYTDYTIMTAHRPIVREVNAVFDFIEKPYTPVNFKELLVSPNDMRKRLIALINKEIKNKEQGKDAYILAKVNHITDRTLIEKLYEASAAGVKIELVVRGNCSLVPAVPGVSENIHINGIIDRYLEHSRIFIFANGGEEKYYIGSADWMPRNLDNRIEVLAPVYDKEIQADLKRIVCYGFQDTAKGHIVDGMGSNRAWNLPFTPPLGEETISPFRSQEKLYNEYNNTL from the coding sequence ATGAAACCAAGCGAAACAAAAAAGAAGTGTCCTTACGTTGAGCGTGACATCAGTTGGATGTATTTCAACCAGCGTATCTTACTCGAAGCCGCCCGCCCGGAAGTTCCTTTACTGGAACGGCTGACTTTTCTTGGCATCTATTCAAACAACCTCGACGAGTTCTTCCGTGTCCGTGTCGCTACCTTAAATCGGATTATAGAGTATGACGACAAGAACATACAGAAAGAACAGGAAGTCGCCGCACACACACTGAAACAGATAGGCAAGCTGCACAACCGTTACTACGAGCAGTTTGAAGAAACGTTCGCCTCTATCATGGAAGAACTGAAAAAAGAAAATATTTATGTTATCAAAGAAACGGAAATGAACGATGAACAGAAAACGTTCATCAGTTCTTTTTATCGCAACAAGCTAAATGGTTCCACCACCCCACTTTTCCTTAACGGCCCCCGCCAGTTGGACGACCAGACAGATGAAGATATTTATCTCGCTATCCGCTTGCTCCGCAAAGATGAAACTGGAAAAATAAAAGAGAAGGATTATGCAGTCATCCAGTTGCCGGTCGGAGAATTCGGACGCTTCATCCAACTGCCCGAATCGGAAGGAAAGACTTATCTTATGTTTCTCGATGACGTCATCCGCTACTGCCTGCCTATGATTTTTGTCGGAATGAAATATACCGATTATGAAGCATACACCTTTAAGTTCACCAAAGATGCCGAAATGGAAATAGACAGTGATTTGCGGACGGGCGTACTTCAGAAAATCTCCAAAGGAGTGAAAAGTCGCAAGAAAGGCGAACCTCTCCGTTTTGTGTATGACGAGCAAATCCCCAGGGATTTACTAAAAAGACTGACCGACCGTCTGAATATAGGCAAGAACGATACCCGTGTAGCCGGTGGACGTTATCATAATTTCAAAGATTTAATGAAATTTCCAGTCTGTGGTCACAATCATCTGAAATATCCTGTTTGGGAACCGATTTTCAAACCCGAACTAAACGGTGCGGAAAGTCTGCTGACCCTGATTCGTCAGAAAGACCGCTCGCTGCATTATCCTTATCATAGTTTTGATACTTTCATCCGCGTACTGCGCGAAGCTGCTATCAGCAAAGAAGTGAAAAGTATCAAGACGACGCTTTACCGGCTAGCTAAAGATTCCAAAGTAATCAAGGCATTGATTTGCGCAGCAAAGAACGGCAAGAAGGTGACGGTAGTCATCGAATTACTGGCACGTTTTGACGAAGCCTCGAATATCAATTGGAGCAAAAGAATGCAGGATGCAGGAATCCATGTAATTTTCGGAGTGGAAGGACTGAAGATTCACTCCAAACTCGTACACATCGGAACGCGCCACGGAGACATTGCCTGTATCAGCACGGGAAACTTCCACGAAGGAAATGCACGTATGTACACCGACTATACAATTATGACCGCCCACCGTCCCATTGTCCGGGAAGTAAATGCCGTATTTGACTTTATCGAGAAGCCATACACGCCCGTTAATTTCAAAGAGTTGCTCGTTTCTCCCAATGATATGCGTAAACGGTTGATTGCTCTTATCAATAAGGAGATAAAGAACAAGGAACAGGGAAAAGACGCCTATATCCTTGCCAAAGTAAATCACATAACAGACCGCACACTTATTGAAAAGCTATACGAAGCCTCAGCAGCAGGAGTCAAAATAGAACTGGTGGTACGCGGCAACTGTTCTTTGGTACCGGCTGTTCCGGGCGTCAGTGAGAATATACATATCAATGGAATTATAGACCGTTATCTTGAACACTCACGCATCTTCATTTTCGCCAATGGCGGAGAAGAAAAATACTATATCGGTTCGGCAGACTGGATGCCACGAAACCTGGACAACCGCATTGAAGTGCTGGCTCCTGTTTACGACAAAGAGATACAGGCGGATTTAAAACGGATTGTCTGTTACGGATTTCAAGACACAGCGAAAGGACACATAGTAGACGGGATGGGAAGCAACCGGGCATGGAATCTTCCATTCACTCCTCCACTAGGCGAGGAAACAATATCACCATTCCGTTCACAAGAAAAGTTATACAACGAATACAACAACACATTATGA
- a CDS encoding Ppx/GppA phosphatase family protein, producing MISMKKVNYAAIDIGSNAVRLLIKCVNEENAPELMSKVQLIRIPLRLGEDAFTAGVISAEKEKKLIRLMKAYKQLMKIYDVVDYRACATSAMRDARNGKDIVRQIAKKTGIRVDIIDGQEEAHIVYDNHIEQLFASGQNYLYVDVGGGSTEINLISNGELKNSRSYNIGTVRMLSGMVKEEEKEALRTDLIGIAAEYAPVSIIGSGGNINKLFRLADKKDKKASLLPVESLREIYTALQALPTEQRIKQYKLKPDRADVIVPAAEIFLEVATYVKATGIIVPTIGLSDGIIDSLYTQNMNVAPASHNFTSPIE from the coding sequence ATGATAAGTATGAAGAAAGTTAATTATGCAGCAATCGACATCGGTTCCAATGCCGTTCGGTTACTAATAAAATGCGTAAACGAGGAAAATGCGCCCGAACTTATGAGTAAGGTGCAGCTCATCCGTATCCCGTTACGGCTGGGAGAAGATGCTTTCACAGCAGGTGTTATTTCGGCAGAAAAAGAGAAGAAACTGATCCGGCTGATGAAAGCCTACAAGCAATTGATGAAAATATATGATGTAGTGGATTATCGTGCCTGCGCCACGTCCGCTATGCGCGACGCCCGGAACGGCAAAGATATTGTCCGGCAGATAGCCAAGAAAACAGGTATCCGTGTAGATATTATCGACGGGCAGGAAGAAGCGCATATTGTATATGACAACCACATCGAGCAACTGTTTGCATCCGGACAGAATTATCTATATGTAGATGTTGGCGGCGGTAGTACGGAAATTAACCTTATCAGCAACGGAGAATTGAAAAACTCCCGTTCATATAATATAGGTACAGTCCGTATGCTTAGCGGCATGGTGAAAGAAGAGGAAAAGGAAGCGCTACGTACCGACCTGATTGGCATTGCCGCGGAATATGCCCCTGTCAGCATTATCGGTTCGGGCGGAAATATTAACAAGCTCTTCCGTCTCGCAGACAAGAAGGATAAAAAGGCTTCTCTCCTACCCGTTGAATCGCTGCGTGAGATTTATACGGCTTTACAAGCCCTTCCCACCGAACAACGCATCAAGCAATACAAACTGAAACCGGACCGGGCAGATGTAATTGTTCCCGCAGCAGAGATATTTCTTGAAGTGGCGACTTATGTAAAAGCTACCGGTATCATTGTACCTACTATCGGATTGTCCGACGGCATCATTGATAGCCTGTACACACAGAATATGAATGTAGCACCTGCTTCGCATAATTTTACTTCTCCGATTGAATGA